From the Gramella sp. Hel_I_59 genome, one window contains:
- a CDS encoding HAMP domain-containing sensor histidine kinase: protein MKMLKLSLRTRIFISMILLVLGASILIFGVTVYQYKQEAESYHEERLERKQRAILENIKFVLASTTYVVDTENLGPIFTERDKIDEMAEVHEMQIHIYDLDGSLIIKSNESFFKDSTTVSIPESVLSKLDATTTKHYLKKTEVNGQKYQSSYSYITDGKFKPLAILYLPYVQDDSLLNRDLNNFLVRMAEVYLFMLLIAIILSFFLSKYITKSLKIISEKINQTRLDKRNQKIELSNATEEIYALVSAYNSMIDELEESAVKLATNEREQAWREMAKQVAHEIKNPLTPMRLSVQSFQRNFDPEDPDIHHKVDEYSETLINQIDTMSSIASAFSNFAKMPAQQNETLNVPKIVKLALDIFNEKYIEFQCDQEEILAKFDRTQLIRVVTNLVKNATQALQDVDDPRIMVAVEEEENTVLISVSDNGMGISEENKTKVFEPKFTTKSSGMGLGLAMVKNIVETYKGTISFVSKQNKGTIFNVRFPK from the coding sequence ATGAAGATGCTTAAATTATCCTTAAGAACTAGAATTTTTATCTCTATGATCCTGTTGGTTCTCGGGGCGTCTATTCTAATTTTTGGGGTGACAGTGTACCAATATAAACAGGAAGCTGAAAGTTATCACGAAGAACGGCTGGAGCGTAAACAGAGAGCGATCCTTGAAAACATCAAATTCGTACTTGCCAGTACTACTTATGTTGTAGACACAGAGAATCTTGGACCTATTTTTACTGAAAGGGATAAGATCGATGAAATGGCCGAAGTTCATGAAATGCAGATCCATATTTATGATCTTGACGGAAGCCTTATTATCAAGTCTAATGAATCATTTTTTAAAGATTCCACTACTGTAAGTATTCCAGAAAGTGTGCTAAGTAAGCTGGACGCGACCACTACCAAGCATTATTTGAAGAAAACTGAAGTCAACGGGCAGAAATACCAGTCTTCATACAGTTATATTACCGATGGAAAATTTAAGCCACTGGCAATTCTTTACTTACCATATGTTCAGGATGATAGTCTGCTCAACAGGGATTTAAACAATTTCCTGGTACGCATGGCAGAGGTCTATCTTTTTATGCTATTGATAGCTATTATTCTGTCATTCTTTCTTTCAAAATATATCACTAAATCGCTTAAGATCATTTCTGAAAAGATCAACCAGACCAGACTGGACAAACGAAACCAGAAGATCGAACTCTCCAATGCAACAGAAGAGATCTATGCACTGGTTTCGGCATATAACAGTATGATCGATGAGCTGGAGGAGAGTGCGGTTAAATTGGCCACCAATGAGCGTGAACAAGCCTGGCGGGAAATGGCGAAGCAGGTAGCACATGAGATCAAGAATCCGTTGACACCGATGCGTTTGAGTGTACAAAGTTTTCAGCGTAATTTTGATCCGGAAGATCCCGACATTCATCATAAGGTTGATGAATACAGCGAAACGCTCATCAACCAGATCGACACTATGAGTTCTATCGCTTCGGCATTCTCGAACTTTGCAAAAATGCCGGCGCAACAAAATGAAACTTTGAATGTGCCTAAGATCGTAAAGCTAGCACTGGATATTTTCAATGAGAAATACATTGAATTTCAATGTGACCAGGAAGAGATCCTGGCGAAATTTGACCGTACCCAATTAATTCGGGTAGTGACAAACCTGGTAAAAAATGCTACTCAGGCGCTTCAGGACGTAGATGATCCTCGAATTATGGTGGCGGTCGAAGAAGAGGAGAATACCGTTCTTATTTCGGTTTCCGATAATGGAATGGGTATTTCCGAAGAAAATAAAACGAAGGTTTTTGAACCTAAATTCACTACGAAATCAAGCGGAATGGGATTAGGCCTTGCCATGGTAAAGAATATCGTGGAAACTTATAAGGGGACGATTAGCTTTGTTTCCAAACAAAATAAAGGCACTATCTTTAACGTACGATTTCCAAAATAA